Within bacterium, the genomic segment CCTCCGACAAGAACGATTTTACTTATGTTTTTTGAATATTTTTTCTGATAGGCATAAAGCACTCGGCTTGCTTCCGAAAAAACGTAATCGAGTATCAGGGAAACGGCTTCCATCACCTCCCTGTTGTCGCTATTACCTCCAAGGTTTGGATCCCGTTTCAATACTTCGGCTTTGTCCATCGGAACTGCCAGGGCTTTTGATATGGCAAGCGTTACATCTTGAGATCCCCTATTTATCGTGTGGGAACTTCGTATGACTCCCTTTTCGACAATGTACAGTTTGGTAAGCGCCGCTCCCATATCAAAAATCATGACAGGTGTGGTTTCTTGATCGAGCGAAGAGCGCATCGTACTGAATATTTCTATTTCAAAAAAACTTGCATTGAGAAGACCTTTTTTGACGATGTCTTGGTATTTGGCAATTGATTCGTTGTGGATGGCGACGATTAACACATCCCTCATTCCTCCGACGGGTTTCTGCGCGTTTGCCGAAACCGGTTCTTCAAGCGCATATGAACTGTCCGGAATAACCGACCAGTCAAGTGTTACCTCTGAAATCGGTACGGGAATGTATTTCCTAGCTTCAATGGGAATCATACCGGCAAGCTGTGCATCGGGAACAGCGGGCATCGGAACAACGGTCAGCAGACTTGCACTGAAAGGTATGGCGATACCGCACCGTCGGTTTGTGATTCCCGCTTCTTTTATGACATCATTGAGAGCCTCAACCACTTTCTCGACAGGAAGATTGGTCGCCCGGCCGATTTCCAGGCCTGCATACGGGCCTAGTGCAAGCGCGCCGTACGTATCAAGCATCGCCTTGTTGCCTTTCTGGCTTAACTGCACAATCTTGATTGCCGAGGAACCTATGTCAATCCCAATAACGGACTTTTGAGTTTGTCCAAAAAGATTTTTGAATTTTTTCAAAAAGGAAGCCATTTCGCTATAATCTTCTAGTATAACATAATGATGAGCCATTTTTCCCATGAATAACCGTATGTTACGCCTTATATTCCAGTTCTTCTTTCCCATACCCCCTCAAGTGCAAAAACTTGAGGAAATGAGCGTAGAAGACTATCTTCGCGTGTTGGAACCGGCAGACAGGAACACCGGAAATATGCACGTGTTGTGGAAGTATGCGGACACACTCGTTAAAACCGCCGTTTGGGAAATAAAGTATGCGAGAAATAATTGCATCGCGGAAAAGGTGGGAGAAATAGCACATGCTCACATAGCAAGCGAATGTGAAGACAGTATGATTTTTGAAAATCAAAAACAAATAGTGCTTATACCTATCCCCTCCTCGAAAAGCAAACGTTTTAAAAAGGGATATAACCAGACGGAACTTTTATGCGAAATGATTAAAAAATTCGATAAAGAAAATTTATTTGAATACAGAAAGGATGTGCTCGTGAGAATAAGGGAAACCGTTCCGCAGACAAGAACAAAAACCAGAAAGGACCGTGAGAAAAATCCAAAAAATTCTTTCGGAGTGGTATATTCGCAAGACGTCCGCGGAAAAACTGTCGTGCTTATCGACGATGTTATGACAACCGGAAGCACCTTAAAAGAAGCGACGCGGGTCCTCAAAGAAGCGGGTGTCGGGAAAGTGAAACCGTTTGTTATCGCGCATTAAAATCAAATGTGGTAAAGTCTCTCTATTCAAACGGAGAGGTGGCTGAGCTGGTCGAAAGCGCCTCACTGCTAACGAGGTAGGGGCCCTTAAAGTCCCTCGCGGGTTCGAATCCCGCCCTCTCCGCAAAATCTAAAGCCCGAACAGGGCTTTTTGATTTTGCGAGAGAGGAGCTGTATGCTTGAGCATGCAGCGTGCGGGATTCGAAAGGAAATTTGCTGTTTTGTCAGCAGGTAAAACCAAATTTCCGGGGTCGAGGAGAAATTTTACGACAGTAAAATTTCGAGGTGACCGAATCCCTCCCAGCTAAGTTTTCAAATTAATTCATATTTTCCTGACACTAATGTCTTCCGAAACAAAAAAACTGCTTGAAAAATTTGCTGCAAATGCGAATTGGCGTATGCCAGGATGCTCTAAGGATATGGAACGATTCTGGGACTTTGTCATTTCAGCCTATCGTCATGGCGAGCACAATATCTCTTTGGATGAATTTCTCGGAACACTCGACACCAACGCAAAGAGCAAAGAAATACCCGATGAATCAAAATTTTCCGAGAAAAAAAAGAAGGTGTCCTACAAGATGTTTATGTTCAGTACATACGAGAACGGTATCGAGCTCTTGCGCAAATTTGAGGAAAGACAAAAACCAAAAACAAAATGACAAAACCAATTTTGTACATCCTTGATTTGGAAAGTACGCTTACTCCGGAAATTTGGGTAACAGTTTCCCAAAAAAGTGGTGTTCAAGATTTACGCGTGACAACACGCGACATTCCCGATTACAACGCTCTCATGCGCATGCGAATCGAAATATGCAGAAAAAATAATCTGGCGCTCACGCGTATTCAGGAAATTATAAAAACAATCGAACCGCTTCCAGGCGCTATTGATTTTCTTTCACACCTGAAAAGCCAAGGGCCTGTTATCATTCTCTCCGATACGTTTTACCAATTTGCAACACCTCTGATTAAGAAGTTCGATTTTCCGGCGCTTTTTTGTCACTCTCTCTCGACAGATAAGGAAGGCTTCATTGCTGATTTTCATCTGCGGAAAGATGGGGGTAAGCGTGAAGCAGTTGCAGCACTCAAGGGCCTGGGATTTTACGTCGTGGCTATTGGAGATTCTCATAACGATACGGCAATGCTTTTTGAGGCAGATAAAGGGTTTTTTATACATGCTCCGGAAACAATTGCGAAGGAATTCCCGCAATTCCCTTCTTTTACGTCATATCAGGAGCTGAGAAAGTCACTTGAAGAACTTGCGTTTGAAAATGCCCAAGCGTAGGATGTGAGAAGAAAATTTCTTTGGAAACAGGAGAAAGGAGGTAAGAAATGGGAAAAGAGTTGCGTTGGGGTCCTATTGAAATCGTTTTGGATTTCCTTATCGAGCACACGCTTGTTGAAAACTTGCCTGTCACAGACGGCATTTTTGTTTTCGGCCATATCCAACCATTAGTGGCACATCATGCCGCCCGCCTTTGGAAGGAAAAAAAATCGGACAAGATGATAATTGTCGGGGATAAGGGAAACTATCCCATACCTCCCACTTTTTCCACAAAAGCCGATTTTTACGCCGCCCTTGTAAAAGAAAGGGGGGTGCCGGAAAGTGCTCTCATTCTAGAAAGAGAGTCCGGTAACGTTCTGGAAAATGTTTTGTTCGGATTAAAAACCTGCCACACGTTTGATTTCTTTCCAAAAAGTCTTACATTGTGCGCTCTTCCTCCGCTCCTGAAAAGATGCGGGGCGACGTTTCAAAAACAGTTCCCCGATATTCTTGTTTACAAAAGCGCCTTTTCTATGCCGTCCGAGTGGTTTGTCGACGGAAGAATGGTACGCCTCTTGGGAGAAATGGACAGGTTAAGAAAATACGCAAAAAAAGAAGACATTGTTAAAGTGGAGATTCCAAAACATGTTCTTTCCGCAGAGAGAAAGATGAGGAAGATGTTCGCGCCCTGACATTATACATGTCGGGGCGTTTTTTATTTTTTTATAGCAGGAACAACAGCCCGAAACAAAGGTTCAATACCTCGGGGCTTACCCCAAGAAACCTTTATTTTTTGCGTGAGAGACAGCCGCGCGAAAGAGATTTCGTATGCCAAGTATAATCCCCACACCCCACACAAAAACAAAAACGGCAGGACGGAAAAAAGGAAACTGGGTAAGAAAAAGGGCACCCAAAAGAAAAGCAAGCAATGTGGGAAATACGTTTTTCGTAAGGTCGGGTAACAAAGTATCGGGTGTTTTTTTAGACCAATCCTTTTCTGACAAAAGGTTTTTTAAAACAAATCCGAGAAAAACATAGCAGAGCAGTACAAATATTTGAGGCAGTACCCCGGGCAATGCGTCGGGACGGAGGAGAAATGTGAGGGCAAGATACAAAAGAACAAGCAGAAATACAAAGAGACCGAATGATTTGGACAATACAATTTCCGAGAAGTCACTTTTTCTCTGGTGTATCAAAAGAAATATCCCGCATAAAACCGCAAGTACCACTGCAATTGAGATACCCAGGTCACTTATGATTTGCTCGGGCAAGCGTACATTGACCGAGGCATGAAACGTCCCAAGCACAAAAGCCGTCACCAAGAGATGTTCGCGTGAAGAAAACAATTCCGGCATTGCCCGTGAAAGTCCTTTGCCTATTTCTCCCCCACCAAGGACAAACCGCTCGGAAAGAGCGAGCGGGACAATAAAAGACATAATCGGGTGAAGCCACAGGACAAGCATTAGCGTTTCAATAAGAGCGACTCCGCCCAGGGAGAAAATCGGCTCACCCCATGTGGGATTCCATATGACCTTGGTGATATACGCTTCATAGAAACCAAACAGAACGCCGGCGACAAACAAGGAATCGAAAAGACGTTTCGGATTGGAGCGAAAGACCAAACTGCCAAGCACCAAAATATGCAAACCATAAATGAGGAGAATAAGGGGTGTGTTCCCCGAGGTAAAGGCGGCAGGGGTTGAACCGGATATCGCTTCGGCGAAAAAAACCGATAGCACAACCGCCAGAAGCCAAAATGAAATTTTGGTTTTCATTTTCTTAATTGTATATCAGAAGATAAATAATGATATGAATTATTATAGTAAAAACAGGATTGTCTTGTGACAATCCTGTTTTCAGGAAAAAAGAAAGTAGCGGTCAGGTGGGCTGGAAATTTGCTTCGAACAAAGCGATTTCTTCTCCAAAATAAGTCTCAATGAATTTTTCGTGCGCATCGCTGTCTGAGTACCCCTTAATGAGACTTACAATCTGGTTTTGAAATTCTTTTTCACGAATGTGAAGCAAACGAATTCCATCGCCGTTGATTGTTGTCTCTTCGAAAATTCTCGGTATCACACCCCTCAAGACCCTTGAGAGGCCTCTCAGTTGGTCCGAAGAGACGTGTCTTTTGTTCATTTCCTCTGTCGCAACGGAATACATGGGACACCTCCTTTCTCTGCTATTTCCAAATAACTATTCTAAGGGTTCATTAGAGTAAAATTTTCATTCTTTGTCAACAGGTATTTCAGGTCCGGTGTAACAAATTTGTTATCATTAATGTTTGCTGTAGCCCCGCATTGTGTGTACAGAAACTCAAAGATGAAAAAAGATTTGTTCATAATTTTCATAAGTATAGTAATAGCTGTTATGCTCGCCCAAACGGGAGCGTTGCACGCACTTCTCGAAAAAACAAAAGATTTTGGTATCCTGCAAAGTTTTGTCGCCGGGTTCTTTTTTACATCCGTATTCACCATCGCCCCGGCGATGGTTGCCATCGCCGAGTTGGCAAAAATAGAATCATTATGGATTCTTGTTCCATTCGGAGGCCTTGGGGCCGTTGTGGGCGATATGATTATTTTTCTTTTTGTACGGGAACGACTGTCAAAAGATATGACGGCTGTTATCGGAAAAATTGTCGGCCGATTTAAATATCGTGCCCTTGTCAGGTCTCTCAATTTCAAACCGCTCCGATGGATTAATCCGATACTTGGTGCTCTTATTATCGCCTCTCCTCTCCCCGATGAAATAGGTCTTGCCTTTTTAGGTTTTTCAAAAATCCGTCCCGTGATTGTTATACCGCTTGTGTTTTTGTTCAATTCATTTGGAATCCTTGCCGTTGGACTCGTCGCACAGGCATTGTAGACTTCCCGTATGGATAGAAAGGGGTTTGCAAAAGAAATCTGGCGTTATTATCGAAAGCATAAGCGGAGTTTCCCGTGGAGAAAAACGAAAAACCCTTATCGAATTCTTGTCTCCGAAGTTATGCTCCAACAAACGCAAGCGGAACGCGTCATCCCCAAATATGAACAGTTTTTAAAGGAGTTCCCAAATTTTTCCTCCCTTGCACAATCACCTCTTTCAAAGGTGCTTCGCGTCTGGAAAGGTCTTGGGTACAACCGAAGAGCACTATATCTCAAAAAAACCGCCAAGATTGTTCTGGAGCGCCATGGCGGAAAAATGCCAAGAAAAAAAGAAAGTTTGCTTTTACTGCCCGGAATCGGAGAAGCAACCGCCGGAGATATCCTTGCTTTTGCATGGAATATCCCATCGGTCGTCATAGAGACCAATATCCGGTCAGTTTTTATTCATTTTTTCTTTCTGCGTGAGCAAAGAGTTTCGGACAAAGAAATCGCTATTTTGGTAAAAGAAACATTGCCTAAAAAAAATGTACGGGAATGGTACTATGCCCTTATGGATTACGGAGCGCATCTTAAAGAAAAAGAAAATCCTTCACGACAGAGTGCACACCACACAAAACAATCCCCCTTTAAGGGCTCGAACCGCCAACTTCGCTCGGCACTTCTTCAATACATTCTTGAAAATACACCCGTCAATACAAAGAAAATATTTTCCGTTTTTTCCTCTCACCATAAAGAACAAGTAAAAAGAAACATCGAGGCAATGGCAAAGGAAAGTCTTATTCGAATCAAAAACGGAATGTGCCGGATATAATAGGAGTATGAATCTTTTCTCCCCCATTGAAACAGAGTTTCGTCTTCTCCCGCCTCAGAAAAAGGCATTAAAAAAACTGGGCATTGAAACCATTCAAGACCTTTTGTTTTATTTTCCCGTTCGCTACGGAGACACCGCCCAAGGAAAAATAATTAAAGACCTGGTCGCAGGTGATAGCGCGCTTGTGTATGGGAAAATTCTTCAGATTTCTTTACGTAAGGGGTTTAAAAGCAAAATACCCATGGCTGAAGCAAAAATAGAAGACGGAACAGGAAGTGTCAAGGCGGTGTGGTTTCATCAGCCATATATTGCAAAAATTATTCATGAAGGAGCGTTTGTAAAAATTGAAGGAAAAGTTTCCGACCGGAAAGGCGCGCTGTATTTCAGCAACCCGGAAATCGAAGAGGTCCAAACCGTACCAACAATAGTCGGCGATTCTTTGTTCGGAAAGAGTGAAAACGGAACGTTATATCCCGTCTATCGGGAGAGCCGAGGAATTTCATCACGTTGGTTTTTTCATTCAATCAGAAAAGTATTTGAGTCCGGAATTTTAAAAGAGATAGAGGATCCGATTCCGGAAGATATTTTAAAAAAATATCATCTTCCCACTCTTACAACCGCTCTCGTTTGGATTCATTCTCCCCGAAAAGAAAACGACAGTCTTGCGGCGCGGAAACGGTTCGCTTTTGAAGAGGTTTTTTTCATACAGTTACAGAAACAGCGGGACAAGAAAGAATATGAGCACTATGCCGGATTTCCGATATCAAAAAGCGGAAATGATGTGCGCTCTTTTGTAAAGCGATTGCCGTTT encodes:
- the pilM gene encoding type IV pilus assembly protein PilM, translated to MASFLKKFKNLFGQTQKSVIGIDIGSSAIKIVQLSQKGNKAMLDTYGALALGPYAGLEIGRATNLPVEKVVEALNDVIKEAGITNRRCGIAIPFSASLLTVVPMPAVPDAQLAGMIPIEARKYIPVPISEVTLDWSVIPDSSYALEEPVSANAQKPVGGMRDVLIVAIHNESIAKYQDIVKKGLLNASFFEIEIFSTMRSSLDQETTPVMIFDMGAALTKLYIVEKGVIRSSHTINRGSQDVTLAISKALAVPMDKAEVLKRDPNLGGNSDNREVMEAVSLILDYVFSEASRVLYAYQKKYSKNISKIVLVGGGVGLSGFKDRAHKAFQSEIVSGDPFSKVEAPAFLDGVLKTVGPEFAVAVGVALRRLQEFE
- a CDS encoding phosphoribosyltransferase family protein, translated to MLRLIFQFFFPIPPQVQKLEEMSVEDYLRVLEPADRNTGNMHVLWKYADTLVKTAVWEIKYARNNCIAEKVGEIAHAHIASECEDSMIFENQKQIVLIPIPSSKSKRFKKGYNQTELLCEMIKKFDKENLFEYRKDVLVRIRETVPQTRTKTRKDREKNPKNSFGVVYSQDVRGKTVVLIDDVMTTGSTLKEATRVLKEAGVGKVKPFVIAH
- the thrH gene encoding bifunctional phosphoserine phosphatase/homoserine phosphotransferase ThrH, producing the protein MTKPILYILDLESTLTPEIWVTVSQKSGVQDLRVTTRDIPDYNALMRMRIEICRKNNLALTRIQEIIKTIEPLPGAIDFLSHLKSQGPVIILSDTFYQFATPLIKKFDFPALFCHSLSTDKEGFIADFHLRKDGGKREAVAALKGLGFYVVAIGDSHNDTAMLFEADKGFFIHAPETIAKEFPQFPSFTSYQELRKSLEELAFENAQA
- a CDS encoding YdcF family protein — its product is MGKELRWGPIEIVLDFLIEHTLVENLPVTDGIFVFGHIQPLVAHHAARLWKEKKSDKMIIVGDKGNYPIPPTFSTKADFYAALVKERGVPESALILERESGNVLENVLFGLKTCHTFDFFPKSLTLCALPPLLKRCGATFQKQFPDILVYKSAFSMPSEWFVDGRMVRLLGEMDRLRKYAKKEDIVKVEIPKHVLSAERKMRKMFAP
- a CDS encoding A/G-specific adenine glycosylase, with translation MDRKGFAKEIWRYYRKHKRSFPWRKTKNPYRILVSEVMLQQTQAERVIPKYEQFLKEFPNFSSLAQSPLSKVLRVWKGLGYNRRALYLKKTAKIVLERHGGKMPRKKESLLLLPGIGEATAGDILAFAWNIPSVVIETNIRSVFIHFFFLREQRVSDKEIAILVKETLPKKNVREWYYALMDYGAHLKEKENPSRQSAHHTKQSPFKGSNRQLRSALLQYILENTPVNTKKIFSVFSSHHKEQVKRNIEAMAKESLIRIKNGMCRI